A genomic segment from Aquila chrysaetos chrysaetos chromosome 11, bAquChr1.4, whole genome shotgun sequence encodes:
- the ACADSB gene encoding short/branched chain specific acyl-CoA dehydrogenase, mitochondrial isoform X1 gives MAAAAAGGWLRNCTKQLKRNMPAYLAPWRASPCVFRSSKSELMPNLASDGVVCAPLQTFTEEETMLKNMVTKFAQERVAPLVQKMDENSKMEDSVIQGLFEQGLMSIELGEEYGGTGASFFSIILVVEELAKVDPAVALLCELQNTLTNKLFTTYGTEEQKRTYLPRVAKDTIGSFCLSEAGSGSDAFSLKTRAEKKGDYYIINGSKMWISLAEHAGVFFVMANTDPSLGYRGITCFIVDRDTEGLHVGKKEDKLGIRASSTCPVTFENVKVPETNILGQVGQGYKYAIGMLNTGRIGIAAQMLGLAQGCFDHTIPYTKERVQFGKSVFDFQGMQHQIAQVATQLEAARLLTYNAARLAETGRPFIKEASMAKYYTAEVATLTTSKCIEWMGGVGFTKNYPIEKYYRDCKIGTIYEGTSNIQLSTIAKSLAQEY, from the exons atggcggcggcggcggcgggcggttGGCTGAGGAACTGCACGAAG cagctgaaaagaaatatgcCAGCATACTTGGCTCCTTGGAGAGCTTCTCCGTGTGTCTTTAGATCCTCCAAATCGGAACTCATGCCAAATCTAGCCAGTGATGGAGTTGTCTGTGCTCCGCTTCAAACATTCACCGAAGAGGaaacaatgctgaaaaatatgG TGACAAAATTTGCTCAGGAACGAGTTGCACCTTTGGTGCAAAAAATGGATGAGAATTCGAAAATGGAAGACTCTGTAATACAGGGATTGTTTGAACAAGGG CTGATGAGTATTGAGCTTGGGGAAGAATATGGAGGAACTggagcttcatttttttcaatcatATTGGTGGTAGAAGAATTGGCCAAAGTTGATCCAGCCGTAGCTCTTCTATGTGAACTCCAAAATACACTAACAAATAAGTTGTTTACCACATATggaacagaagaacaaaagagaaCTTACTTGCCCAGAGTTGCTAAAGATACA ATAGGCAGTTTCTGTCTTTCGGAGGCTGGATCTGGCAgtgatgcattttctttgaagactcgggctgaaaagaaaggagactACTATATTATCAATGGCTCAAAGATGTGGATTAGCTTAGCAGAACATGCAGGAGTTTTCTTTGTGATGGCAAATACAGATCCATCCTTA GGATACAGGGGAATTACTTGCTTCATAGTAGATCGTGACACAGAGGGACTACatgtggggaagaaggaggacaAGCTTGGAATCAGAGCGTCTTCTACCTGCCCagtaacatttgaaaatgttaag GTTCCTGAGACCAATATCCTGGGACAGGTTGGACAAGGCTATAAGTATGCAATTGGAATGCTAAATACTGGCAGAATAGGTATCGCTGCACAG ATGTTAGGACTGGCACAGGGGTGTTTCGACCATACAATTCCCTATACAAAGGAGAGAGTCCAGTTTGGGAAAAGCGTATTCGATTTCCAG GGGATGCAACATCAGATAGCTCAGGTGGCCACACAGTTGGAGGCAGCGAGGTTGCTGACCTACAACGCAGCCCGTCTTGCAGAAACAGGAAGGCCATTCATAAAGGAGGCCAGCATGGCCAAATACTACACTGCTGAG GTTGCAACACTGACAACTAGTAAATGTATTGAATGGATGGGTGGCGTTGGATTCACAAAAAATTATCCAATAGAAAAGTACTATCGTGACTGCAAGATAG gtACAATATATGAAGGAACTTCAAATATCCAGTTGAGCACCATTGCAAAAAGCTTAGCGCAGGAGTACTGA
- the ACADSB gene encoding short/branched chain specific acyl-CoA dehydrogenase, mitochondrial isoform X2 — MAAAAAGGWLRNCTKLKRNMPAYLAPWRASPCVFRSSKSELMPNLASDGVVCAPLQTFTEEETMLKNMVTKFAQERVAPLVQKMDENSKMEDSVIQGLFEQGLMSIELGEEYGGTGASFFSIILVVEELAKVDPAVALLCELQNTLTNKLFTTYGTEEQKRTYLPRVAKDTIGSFCLSEAGSGSDAFSLKTRAEKKGDYYIINGSKMWISLAEHAGVFFVMANTDPSLGYRGITCFIVDRDTEGLHVGKKEDKLGIRASSTCPVTFENVKVPETNILGQVGQGYKYAIGMLNTGRIGIAAQMLGLAQGCFDHTIPYTKERVQFGKSVFDFQGMQHQIAQVATQLEAARLLTYNAARLAETGRPFIKEASMAKYYTAEVATLTTSKCIEWMGGVGFTKNYPIEKYYRDCKIGTIYEGTSNIQLSTIAKSLAQEY; from the exons atggcggcggcggcggcgggcggttGGCTGAGGAACTGCACGAAG ctgaaaagaaatatgcCAGCATACTTGGCTCCTTGGAGAGCTTCTCCGTGTGTCTTTAGATCCTCCAAATCGGAACTCATGCCAAATCTAGCCAGTGATGGAGTTGTCTGTGCTCCGCTTCAAACATTCACCGAAGAGGaaacaatgctgaaaaatatgG TGACAAAATTTGCTCAGGAACGAGTTGCACCTTTGGTGCAAAAAATGGATGAGAATTCGAAAATGGAAGACTCTGTAATACAGGGATTGTTTGAACAAGGG CTGATGAGTATTGAGCTTGGGGAAGAATATGGAGGAACTggagcttcatttttttcaatcatATTGGTGGTAGAAGAATTGGCCAAAGTTGATCCAGCCGTAGCTCTTCTATGTGAACTCCAAAATACACTAACAAATAAGTTGTTTACCACATATggaacagaagaacaaaagagaaCTTACTTGCCCAGAGTTGCTAAAGATACA ATAGGCAGTTTCTGTCTTTCGGAGGCTGGATCTGGCAgtgatgcattttctttgaagactcgggctgaaaagaaaggagactACTATATTATCAATGGCTCAAAGATGTGGATTAGCTTAGCAGAACATGCAGGAGTTTTCTTTGTGATGGCAAATACAGATCCATCCTTA GGATACAGGGGAATTACTTGCTTCATAGTAGATCGTGACACAGAGGGACTACatgtggggaagaaggaggacaAGCTTGGAATCAGAGCGTCTTCTACCTGCCCagtaacatttgaaaatgttaag GTTCCTGAGACCAATATCCTGGGACAGGTTGGACAAGGCTATAAGTATGCAATTGGAATGCTAAATACTGGCAGAATAGGTATCGCTGCACAG ATGTTAGGACTGGCACAGGGGTGTTTCGACCATACAATTCCCTATACAAAGGAGAGAGTCCAGTTTGGGAAAAGCGTATTCGATTTCCAG GGGATGCAACATCAGATAGCTCAGGTGGCCACACAGTTGGAGGCAGCGAGGTTGCTGACCTACAACGCAGCCCGTCTTGCAGAAACAGGAAGGCCATTCATAAAGGAGGCCAGCATGGCCAAATACTACACTGCTGAG GTTGCAACACTGACAACTAGTAAATGTATTGAATGGATGGGTGGCGTTGGATTCACAAAAAATTATCCAATAGAAAAGTACTATCGTGACTGCAAGATAG gtACAATATATGAAGGAACTTCAAATATCCAGTTGAGCACCATTGCAAAAAGCTTAGCGCAGGAGTACTGA
- the ACADSB gene encoding short/branched chain specific acyl-CoA dehydrogenase, mitochondrial isoform X4 — protein sequence MSIELGEEYGGTGASFFSIILVVEELAKVDPAVALLCELQNTLTNKLFTTYGTEEQKRTYLPRVAKDTIGSFCLSEAGSGSDAFSLKTRAEKKGDYYIINGSKMWISLAEHAGVFFVMANTDPSLGYRGITCFIVDRDTEGLHVGKKEDKLGIRASSTCPVTFENVKVPETNILGQVGQGYKYAIGMLNTGRIGIAAQMLGLAQGCFDHTIPYTKERVQFGKSVFDFQGMQHQIAQVATQLEAARLLTYNAARLAETGRPFIKEASMAKYYTAEVATLTTSKCIEWMGGVGFTKNYPIEKYYRDCKIGTIYEGTSNIQLSTIAKSLAQEY from the exons ATGAGTATTGAGCTTGGGGAAGAATATGGAGGAACTggagcttcatttttttcaatcatATTGGTGGTAGAAGAATTGGCCAAAGTTGATCCAGCCGTAGCTCTTCTATGTGAACTCCAAAATACACTAACAAATAAGTTGTTTACCACATATggaacagaagaacaaaagagaaCTTACTTGCCCAGAGTTGCTAAAGATACA ATAGGCAGTTTCTGTCTTTCGGAGGCTGGATCTGGCAgtgatgcattttctttgaagactcgggctgaaaagaaaggagactACTATATTATCAATGGCTCAAAGATGTGGATTAGCTTAGCAGAACATGCAGGAGTTTTCTTTGTGATGGCAAATACAGATCCATCCTTA GGATACAGGGGAATTACTTGCTTCATAGTAGATCGTGACACAGAGGGACTACatgtggggaagaaggaggacaAGCTTGGAATCAGAGCGTCTTCTACCTGCCCagtaacatttgaaaatgttaag GTTCCTGAGACCAATATCCTGGGACAGGTTGGACAAGGCTATAAGTATGCAATTGGAATGCTAAATACTGGCAGAATAGGTATCGCTGCACAG ATGTTAGGACTGGCACAGGGGTGTTTCGACCATACAATTCCCTATACAAAGGAGAGAGTCCAGTTTGGGAAAAGCGTATTCGATTTCCAG GGGATGCAACATCAGATAGCTCAGGTGGCCACACAGTTGGAGGCAGCGAGGTTGCTGACCTACAACGCAGCCCGTCTTGCAGAAACAGGAAGGCCATTCATAAAGGAGGCCAGCATGGCCAAATACTACACTGCTGAG GTTGCAACACTGACAACTAGTAAATGTATTGAATGGATGGGTGGCGTTGGATTCACAAAAAATTATCCAATAGAAAAGTACTATCGTGACTGCAAGATAG gtACAATATATGAAGGAACTTCAAATATCCAGTTGAGCACCATTGCAAAAAGCTTAGCGCAGGAGTACTGA
- the ACADSB gene encoding short/branched chain specific acyl-CoA dehydrogenase, mitochondrial isoform X3, translating into MARTGTGVEVIKESQLKRNMPAYLAPWRASPCVFRSSKSELMPNLASDGVVCAPLQTFTEEETMLKNMVTKFAQERVAPLVQKMDENSKMEDSVIQGLFEQGLMSIELGEEYGGTGASFFSIILVVEELAKVDPAVALLCELQNTLTNKLFTTYGTEEQKRTYLPRVAKDTIGSFCLSEAGSGSDAFSLKTRAEKKGDYYIINGSKMWISLAEHAGVFFVMANTDPSLGYRGITCFIVDRDTEGLHVGKKEDKLGIRASSTCPVTFENVKVPETNILGQVGQGYKYAIGMLNTGRIGIAAQMLGLAQGCFDHTIPYTKERVQFGKSVFDFQGMQHQIAQVATQLEAARLLTYNAARLAETGRPFIKEASMAKYYTAEVATLTTSKCIEWMGGVGFTKNYPIEKYYRDCKIGTIYEGTSNIQLSTIAKSLAQEY; encoded by the exons ATGGCTAGGACAGGTACAGGAGTGGAAGTCATCAAGGAAAGCCAG ctgaaaagaaatatgcCAGCATACTTGGCTCCTTGGAGAGCTTCTCCGTGTGTCTTTAGATCCTCCAAATCGGAACTCATGCCAAATCTAGCCAGTGATGGAGTTGTCTGTGCTCCGCTTCAAACATTCACCGAAGAGGaaacaatgctgaaaaatatgG TGACAAAATTTGCTCAGGAACGAGTTGCACCTTTGGTGCAAAAAATGGATGAGAATTCGAAAATGGAAGACTCTGTAATACAGGGATTGTTTGAACAAGGG CTGATGAGTATTGAGCTTGGGGAAGAATATGGAGGAACTggagcttcatttttttcaatcatATTGGTGGTAGAAGAATTGGCCAAAGTTGATCCAGCCGTAGCTCTTCTATGTGAACTCCAAAATACACTAACAAATAAGTTGTTTACCACATATggaacagaagaacaaaagagaaCTTACTTGCCCAGAGTTGCTAAAGATACA ATAGGCAGTTTCTGTCTTTCGGAGGCTGGATCTGGCAgtgatgcattttctttgaagactcgggctgaaaagaaaggagactACTATATTATCAATGGCTCAAAGATGTGGATTAGCTTAGCAGAACATGCAGGAGTTTTCTTTGTGATGGCAAATACAGATCCATCCTTA GGATACAGGGGAATTACTTGCTTCATAGTAGATCGTGACACAGAGGGACTACatgtggggaagaaggaggacaAGCTTGGAATCAGAGCGTCTTCTACCTGCCCagtaacatttgaaaatgttaag GTTCCTGAGACCAATATCCTGGGACAGGTTGGACAAGGCTATAAGTATGCAATTGGAATGCTAAATACTGGCAGAATAGGTATCGCTGCACAG ATGTTAGGACTGGCACAGGGGTGTTTCGACCATACAATTCCCTATACAAAGGAGAGAGTCCAGTTTGGGAAAAGCGTATTCGATTTCCAG GGGATGCAACATCAGATAGCTCAGGTGGCCACACAGTTGGAGGCAGCGAGGTTGCTGACCTACAACGCAGCCCGTCTTGCAGAAACAGGAAGGCCATTCATAAAGGAGGCCAGCATGGCCAAATACTACACTGCTGAG GTTGCAACACTGACAACTAGTAAATGTATTGAATGGATGGGTGGCGTTGGATTCACAAAAAATTATCCAATAGAAAAGTACTATCGTGACTGCAAGATAG gtACAATATATGAAGGAACTTCAAATATCCAGTTGAGCACCATTGCAAAAAGCTTAGCGCAGGAGTACTGA
- the IKZF5 gene encoding zinc finger protein Pegasus — protein MGEKKPEPLDFVKDFQEYLTQQTHHVNMISGSVSGDKEAETLQGAGTEGDQNGLDHPSVEVSLDENSGMLVDGFERTFDGKLKCRYCNYASKGTARLIEHIRIHTGEKPHRCHLCPFASAYERHLEAHMRSHTGEKPYKCELCSFRCSDRSNLSHHRRRKHKMVPVKGTRSSLSSKKMWGVLQKKTSNLGYSRRALINLSPPSMVVQKPDYLNDFTHEIPNIQTEAYESMTKTTQSSGLPRDPQDLMVDNPLNQLSTLAGQLSSLPPENQNPASPDVVSCQDEKPFMIQQPAAPAVVSAVSANIPQSSSPTSPDPRPTHNQRNYSPVAGPSSDRSAHTSTPSISNSQPSTPAPTLPVQDPQLLHHCQHCDMYFADNILYTIHMGCHGFENPFQCNICGCKCKNKYDFACHFARGQHSQH, from the exons ATGGGTGAAAAGAAGCCAGAACCTTTGGACTTTGTAAAAGATTTTCAGGAATATCTTACACAGCAGACTCACCATGTAAATATGATTTCTGGATCAGTTAGTGGAGATAAGGAAGCAGAGACTCTTCAGGGAG CTGGGACAGAAGGTGATCAGAATGGTCTGGATCATCCTTCTGTTGAAGTTTCACTGGATGAGAACTCAGGAATGTTAGTGGATGGGTTTGAAAGGACATTTGATGGAAAGTTAAAGTGTCGATACTGCAACTATGCCAGCAAAGGAACAGCACGGCTTATAGAGCATATCAGAATTCATACAG GTGAGAAGCCGCACAGATGCCATTTATGTCCCTTTGCATCAGCTTATGAACGTCATCTGGAAGCTCATATGCGATCGCATACTGGTGAAAAACCATACAAATGTGAATTGTGTTCCTTTCGCTGCAGTGACAGAAGCAACTTATCTCACCACCGCAGACGCAAACATAAAATGGTGCCTGTCAAGGGTACAAGGTCTTCCCTAAGCAGCAAGAAAATGTGGGGGGTTTTGCAGAAGAAGACCAGCAATTTAGGGTACAGCAGAAGAGCATTAATTAATTTGAGTCCACCTTCCATGGTGGTTCAGAAACCAGACTACCTTAATGATTTCACTCATGAAATCCCAAATATCCAGACTGAAGCATATGAGAGCATGACAAAAACAACCCAGAGCAGTGGGTTGCCAAGAGATCCACAAGACCTTATGGTAGATAATCCTTTAAATCAGCTCTCTACATTAGCTGGACAGTTATCTAGCTTGCCACCTGAAAACCAAAATCCAGCCTCTCCTGACGTTGTTTCCTGTCAAGATGAAAAGCCTTTCATGATACAGCAGCCTGCTGCACCTGCAGTAGTTTCAGCTGTGTCAGCAAATATTCCTCAAAGTTCATCTCCAACCAGCCCAGATCCTCGGCCTACACACAATCAACGGAACTATAGCCCCGTGGCAGGTCCCAGCAGCGATCGCAGTGCCCACACCAGTACTCCCAGCATAAGTAACAGTCAACCAAGTACTCCAGCTCCAACCCTTCCAGTTCAGGACCCTCAGCTTCTGCATCACTGCCAACACTGTGACATGTACTTTGCGGACAATATCCTTTATACTATTCACATGGGATGTCATGGAtttgaaaatccttttcagTGCAACATATGTGGGTGTAAGTGTAAAAATAAGTATGACTTCGCTTGCCATTTTGCAAGAGGCCAACATAGTCAACATTGA
- the PSTK gene encoding L-seryl-tRNA(Sec) kinase — protein sequence MVTKTTAGHTRHRSALPPLTSGKPRPRRRPRACAQQRPPAGAADGPLAALAATAAAAEEEDEQPDGAGRARVGLCVLCGLPAAGKSTLARALRRRLPQRPGWACALLDYDELIPPETFGPPEPGAGPAEPSPLLPRWKRSRRELLQCLERFLRAVVTGSPLSAPATATQPAWERFLACCRGQGLLSSAESDAGAGRSWTHAATSRPLYLILDDNFYYQSMRYEVYQLARKYSLSFCQLFLECPLECCLQRNRLRSHPLPDQTICLMARRIEMPDLKKNVWEQNSLILKSSDCTSEDNEQIISLLAAALENPVKQNEENTEQKEADRAICAASTVHQADQTCRRIISQTMKDAKDKNVPSSEMKSLAEELNKLKAEFLEDLRQGNELKTQICIQNQHSDPATSVISSFQHEATNVVNKYILK from the exons ATGGTAACAAAAACCACCGCCGGGCACACCCGGCATCGCTCAGCC CTCCCGCCGCTCACCTCAGGGAAACCCCGCCCGCGCCGACGGCCCCGCGCATGCGCACAGCAGCGGCCGCCCGCGGGAGCGGCGGACGGGCCTCTGGCGGCGCTggcggcgacggcggcggcggcggaggaggaggatgagcaGCCGGACGGCGCCGGACGCGCCCGGGTGGGCCTGTGCGTGCTGTGCGGGTTGCCGGCGGCCGGCAAGTCCACCCTGGCCCGCGCCCTGCGCCGCCGCCTGCCGCAGCGACCGGGCTGGGCCTGCGCTCTCCTCGACTACGACGAGCTCATCCCGCCGGAGACCTTCGGCCCGCCCGAGCCGGGGGCGGGACCGGCGGAGCCGTCCCCATTG CTGCCCCGCTGGAAGCGGAGCCGGCGGGAGCTGCTGCAGTGCCTGGAGCGGTTCCTGCGGGCGGTGGTGACCGGGAGCCCGCTCTCTGCCCCGGCCACCGCCACCCAGCCGGCCTGGGAGCGCTTCCTGGCCTGCTGccgcgggcaggggctgctctcCTCAGCGGAAAGCGACGCCGGAGCTGGCCGTTCCTGGACACATGCAGCCACGTCTAGGCCGCTCTACCTGATCTTGGATGACAATTTTTATTATCAGAGCATGAGATACGAGGTGTACCAGCTGGCTCGCAAAT atTCCTTGAGCTTCTGCCAGTTATTTTTAGAGTGTCCACTTGAATGCTGCTTGCAGAGGAATCGTCTAAGAAGTCATCCGTTACCTGACCAGACAATATGTTTAATGGCGAGAAGAATAGAAATGCCAGAtctcaagaaaaatgtttgggaaCAGAACAGCCTCATTCTGAAAAGTTCTGATTGCACTTCAGAGGATAA tgaGCAGATAATTAgtttgctggctgctgctttggaaaatccAGTGAAGCAAAACGAGGAAAACACTGAGCAAAAG GAAGCCGATCGAGCAATCTGTGCAGCTAGTACTGTCCATCAGGCTGATCAGACATGCAGACGCATCATCTCTCAGACAATGAAGGACGCAAAAG ataaAAACGTGCCCTCAAGTGAGATGAAGAGCCTGGCCGAAGAACTCAACAAACTCAAAGCAGAATTTCTGGAAGACTTGCGGCAAGGAAATGAGTTGAAAACCCAAATTTGCATACAAAATCAACATTCTGACCCTGCTACAAGTGTAATTTCTTCATTCCAACATGAGGCAACCAATGTagttaataaatatattttaaaatag